In Archangium violaceum, the following are encoded in one genomic region:
- a CDS encoding alkaline phosphatase PhoX yields the protein MRLNRRDILRLSALSGGALVLGPGFWRNAYSAPAQPGSSPYGAISGSADANGVRLPAGFSSRIVARSGSRVASTGYTWHGAPDGGACFPVSGGGWIYVSNSEKTLGTGGVSALKFDGGGSIIGAYRILSNTTSNCAGGPTPWGTWLSCEEFSGGRVWECDPTKSSQGVVRPALGTFSHEAVAVDSVDYRLYLTEDSTSGRFYRFTPSSYPSLDAGTLEAARVSGDPLTGASVTWVPVSASKPASQQSNASQTTVFNGGEGCWYDRGVVYFTTKGDNRVWAYTVASSRLEIIYDDNLYPNSPLTGVDNVTVSSSGDIFVAEDGGDLQICIITPNRVVAPFIQLVGHGSSEITGPAFSPDGKRLYFSSQRGTSGSSSGGITFEVTGPFRT from the coding sequence ATGCGTTTGAATCGTCGCGACATCCTGCGCCTCTCCGCCCTCAGCGGTGGGGCGCTCGTCCTCGGGCCCGGCTTCTGGCGCAACGCCTACTCCGCCCCCGCTCAGCCCGGCTCCAGCCCCTATGGCGCCATCTCCGGCTCCGCTGATGCCAATGGCGTCCGGCTCCCCGCCGGTTTTTCCTCCCGCATCGTCGCCCGCTCCGGCTCCAGGGTCGCCAGCACCGGCTACACCTGGCACGGCGCCCCAGACGGCGGCGCCTGCTTCCCCGTCTCCGGCGGCGGGTGGATCTACGTCTCCAACTCCGAGAAGACCCTGGGCACCGGCGGCGTCTCCGCCCTCAAGTTCGACGGCGGTGGTTCCATCATCGGCGCCTACCGCATCCTCTCCAACACCACCTCCAACTGCGCCGGGGGTCCCACCCCCTGGGGCACCTGGCTCTCCTGCGAGGAGTTCTCCGGCGGCCGTGTCTGGGAATGCGACCCCACCAAGTCCTCTCAAGGTGTGGTTCGCCCCGCCCTCGGCACCTTCTCCCACGAGGCCGTCGCCGTCGACTCCGTCGACTACCGCCTCTACCTCACCGAGGACAGCACCAGCGGCCGCTTCTACCGCTTCACCCCCTCCTCCTATCCTTCCCTCGACGCCGGTACCCTCGAGGCCGCCCGTGTCTCCGGTGATCCCCTGACCGGCGCCTCCGTCACCTGGGTGCCTGTGTCCGCCTCCAAGCCCGCCTCCCAGCAGTCCAATGCCTCTCAGACCACCGTCTTCAACGGCGGCGAGGGCTGCTGGTACGACCGCGGCGTCGTCTACTTCACCACCAAGGGCGACAACCGCGTCTGGGCCTATACCGTCGCTTCCTCGCGTCTCGAGATCATCTACGACGACAACCTCTACCCGAACTCCCCCCTCACCGGCGTGGACAACGTCACCGTCTCCTCCTCCGGCGACATCTTCGTCGCCGAGGACGGCGGCGACCTGCAGATCTGCATCATCACCCCCAACCGCGTCGTGGCTCCCTTCATCCAGCTCGTCGGCCACGGCAGCTCCGAGATTACCGGCCCCGCCTTCAGCCCCGATGGCAAGCGCCTGTATTTCAGCTCCCAGCGCGGCACCAGTGGCAGCAGCAGTGGGGGGATTACCTTCGAGGTGACCGGGCCCTTCCGCACGTAG
- a CDS encoding long-chain fatty acid--CoA ligase, with the protein MLTGRMMDFPLTLTHFLDRARTYFGQSEIVSRQPDKSLHRYTYADYHRRTSQLAHALTRLGVKPGDRVASLCWNHHQHLELYFGVPCMGAVLHTLNLRLHPNDLAYIARHAEDRVIVVDRSLLPLLEKFIGAVPSVQHVIVIPDDGPAPEGRLDYEALLAREKDSFDFPQLEERSAAMLCYTSGTTGNPKGVLYSHRSIVLHTLAECMTDTLGASESDTLMPVVPMFHAAAWGLPFSCVLTGAKVVFPGPHLDPLSLLDLMASERVTVAAGVPTIWLGILALLDQEPKRWDLSAIRSMVIGGAAAPLAMIEGFLHRHGLIVTHAWGMTELNPVGTLARPRRQHEHLPQAQRLALRATQGYAVPFVEVRHVSDSGQVLPWDGSTMGELEVRGPWVASSYFGGEGSDRFTQDGWFKTGDVVTLDAEGYVRITDRSKDVIKSGGEWISSVALENALMAHPAVLEAAVFAAKDPKWDERPLAAVVFKPGHSASKEELSAHLEQRFARWWLPDDYVFIPQIPRTSTGKFLKTKLREDFGDHLLKQGRSGTQG; encoded by the coding sequence ATGCTCACCGGCCGCATGATGGACTTCCCGCTCACGCTGACCCACTTCCTCGATCGGGCCCGGACCTACTTCGGCCAGTCGGAGATCGTCAGCCGCCAGCCCGACAAGTCCCTCCACCGCTACACCTATGCCGACTACCACCGGCGTACCAGCCAGCTCGCTCATGCCCTCACCCGGCTCGGTGTGAAGCCCGGTGACCGCGTCGCCTCGCTCTGCTGGAACCACCACCAGCACCTGGAGCTCTACTTCGGCGTCCCCTGCATGGGCGCCGTCCTCCACACCCTCAACCTCCGCCTCCACCCCAACGACCTCGCCTATATCGCCCGCCACGCCGAGGACCGCGTCATCGTCGTGGACCGCTCGCTGCTGCCCCTGCTCGAGAAGTTCATCGGCGCCGTCCCCTCCGTCCAGCACGTCATCGTCATCCCCGATGACGGCCCCGCTCCCGAGGGCCGCCTCGACTACGAGGCCCTGCTCGCCCGCGAGAAGGACTCCTTCGACTTCCCCCAGCTCGAGGAGCGCTCCGCCGCCATGCTCTGTTACACCTCGGGCACCACCGGCAACCCCAAGGGCGTCCTCTACTCCCACCGCTCCATCGTCCTGCACACGCTCGCCGAGTGCATGACCGATACCCTCGGCGCCAGCGAGTCGGACACCCTCATGCCCGTCGTCCCCATGTTCCACGCCGCCGCCTGGGGCCTGCCCTTCAGCTGCGTCCTCACCGGCGCCAAGGTCGTCTTCCCCGGTCCCCACCTCGACCCGCTCTCCCTGCTGGACCTCATGGCCAGCGAGCGTGTCACCGTCGCCGCCGGCGTCCCCACCATCTGGCTCGGCATCCTCGCCCTGCTCGACCAGGAGCCCAAGCGCTGGGACTTGAGCGCCATCCGCTCCATGGTCATCGGCGGCGCCGCCGCTCCGCTCGCCATGATCGAAGGCTTCCTCCACCGTCATGGTCTCATCGTCACCCACGCCTGGGGCATGACCGAGCTCAACCCCGTCGGCACCCTCGCCCGGCCCCGCCGTCAGCACGAGCACCTCCCCCAGGCCCAGCGCCTCGCCCTCCGCGCCACCCAGGGCTACGCCGTCCCCTTCGTCGAGGTCCGTCACGTGAGCGACTCGGGCCAGGTCCTCCCCTGGGATGGTTCCACCATGGGTGAGCTGGAAGTCCGCGGGCCCTGGGTTGCCTCCTCGTACTTCGGCGGCGAGGGCTCCGATCGGTTCACCCAGGATGGGTGGTTCAAGACCGGTGATGTCGTCACGCTGGACGCAGAGGGGTACGTGCGCATCACCGACCGCTCCAAGGACGTCATCAAGTCCGGCGGCGAGTGGATCAGCTCCGTCGCCCTCGAGAACGCCCTCATGGCCCATCCCGCCGTCCTCGAGGCCGCCGTCTTCGCCGCCAAGGACCCCAAGTGGGATGAGCGTCCGCTTGCCGCCGTCGTCTTCAAGCCCGGTCACTCCGCCTCCAAGGAAGAGCTCTCCGCTCACCTCGAGCAGCGCTTCGCCAGGTGGTGGCTTCCCGATGACTACGTCTTCATCCCCCAGATTCCTCGCACCTCCACCGGCAAGTTCCTCAAGACCAAGCTGCGCGAGGATTTTGGCGACCATCTGTTGAAGCAGGGTCGCTCGGGCACTCAGGGATAG
- a CDS encoding NADPH:quinone oxidoreductase family protein, producing MRALQLERLEGPEGLKQVDVPEPEAGDQVLIDVRAAGVSFPDLLLTKGLYQLKPPLPFVPGVEVAGVVRSAPPGALVKPGDRVMAFTMLGGWAEVASAPPSMTFLMPLGWSFEAAAGTVLNYHTAHFALHRRGRLKEGETVLVHGAAGGVGTATIQIARGAGARVLAVVSSEEKAEVARTAGADHCFLAAGDWVSRVKDATQGRGVDVVMDPVGGDAFDLSLKCLAPEGRLLVVGFAGGRIPEVKVNRLLLKNVDVVGVAWGSFVMHEPQLTAKIAMDLAALAEKGFVEPVVSQVFPLEQAAQALRELEARKSTGKLVLRVREG from the coding sequence ATGCGCGCATTGCAGCTCGAGCGGTTGGAGGGACCCGAGGGCTTGAAGCAGGTGGACGTGCCGGAGCCCGAGGCGGGAGACCAGGTGCTCATCGACGTGAGGGCGGCGGGCGTGAGCTTCCCGGACCTGCTGCTGACGAAGGGCCTGTATCAGCTGAAGCCGCCGCTGCCCTTCGTGCCGGGCGTGGAGGTGGCGGGCGTGGTGCGCAGCGCGCCGCCCGGGGCACTGGTGAAGCCAGGGGACCGGGTGATGGCCTTCACGATGCTCGGGGGCTGGGCGGAGGTGGCGTCGGCGCCACCGTCGATGACGTTCCTCATGCCCCTGGGATGGAGCTTCGAGGCGGCGGCGGGCACGGTGCTGAACTACCACACGGCGCACTTCGCGCTGCACCGGCGGGGCCGGCTCAAGGAGGGTGAGACCGTGCTGGTGCACGGCGCGGCGGGCGGGGTGGGGACGGCGACGATTCAGATCGCCCGGGGCGCGGGCGCGCGGGTGCTCGCGGTGGTGAGCAGCGAGGAGAAGGCGGAGGTGGCTCGGACCGCGGGCGCGGACCATTGCTTCCTGGCCGCGGGCGATTGGGTGTCGCGCGTGAAGGACGCGACGCAGGGGCGGGGCGTGGACGTGGTGATGGACCCGGTGGGCGGGGATGCCTTCGACCTGAGCCTCAAGTGTCTGGCTCCCGAGGGCCGGCTGCTGGTGGTGGGCTTCGCGGGCGGGCGCATCCCCGAGGTGAAGGTGAACCGCCTGCTGCTCAAGAACGTGGACGTGGTGGGCGTGGCCTGGGGCTCCTTCGTGATGCATGAGCCCCAGCTCACCGCGAAGATCGCCATGGACCTGGCCGCCCTGGCCGAGAAGGGCTTCGTGGAGCCGGTGGTGAGCCAGGTGTTCCCGCTCGAGCAGGCCGCGCAGGCGCTGCGCGAGCTGGAGGCGCGCAAGTCCACCGGCAAGCTGGTGCTGCGCGTGCGCGAGGGCTGA
- a CDS encoding DUF421 domain-containing protein → MKPIDWHAIWVPEMHPLEVILRVSLVFLFAQLVLRLVGRKELGRYSTFDLALLFLLTVCLRRTLVGDDDSLTTGFIALATLAAWDRFFSWLSFRDRHAARVLEGRPLELVREGELVHDNLRKSHISQKELLSRLRTHGRDDLRAVRAAFLEPNGQVSFLFRESEGSSSH, encoded by the coding sequence ATGAAACCCATCGACTGGCATGCCATCTGGGTTCCGGAGATGCACCCGCTGGAGGTCATCCTCCGCGTCTCGCTGGTGTTCCTCTTCGCTCAACTCGTCCTGCGGCTCGTCGGGCGCAAGGAGCTGGGGCGCTACTCCACCTTCGATCTGGCGCTCCTCTTCCTCCTCACCGTCTGTCTGCGCAGGACCCTCGTGGGCGATGACGACAGCCTCACCACCGGCTTCATCGCCCTGGCCACGCTCGCGGCATGGGACCGCTTCTTCTCGTGGTTGTCCTTCCGTGACCGCCACGCGGCACGGGTGCTGGAGGGCCGCCCGCTGGAACTGGTTCGTGAGGGCGAGCTGGTGCACGACAACCTGCGCAAGAGCCACATCTCCCAGAAGGAGCTGCTCAGCCGGTTGCGCACCCATGGCCGGGACGATCTGCGGGCGGTCCGCGCGGCCTTCCTCGAACCGAATGGTCAGGTGTCCTTCCTCTTCCGTGAGAGTGAAGGTTCCTCGTCCCACTGA
- a CDS encoding PD-(D/E)XK nuclease superfamily protein: MTGHEYADLVARYIVKNYASRGVKAYREVHVGKTLTGRGRRVDIFVLERETRTALAIECKYQGSVGTVDEKIPFALQDLESMKIPVCVAYAGDGFSRGILHILSASPIAAWCLPGAKTLAPSPETRELDCILAMTFKWWDVLVRGKKRVAL, translated from the coding sequence ATGACTGGACACGAATACGCGGACCTGGTGGCCAGATACATCGTGAAGAACTACGCCTCGCGCGGGGTGAAGGCGTACCGCGAGGTGCACGTCGGCAAGACACTCACGGGGAGGGGACGGCGCGTCGACATCTTCGTGCTCGAGCGCGAGACGCGCACCGCGCTCGCCATCGAGTGCAAGTACCAGGGCAGCGTGGGCACGGTGGACGAGAAGATTCCCTTCGCCCTGCAGGACCTGGAGAGCATGAAGATTCCCGTCTGTGTCGCCTACGCGGGAGATGGCTTCTCGCGGGGCATCCTCCACATCCTCTCCGCCTCTCCCATCGCGGCCTGGTGCCTGCCCGGCGCGAAGACGCTCGCGCCCTCCCCGGAGACACGCGAGCTGGACTGCATCCTCGCCATGACCTTCAAGTGGTGGGACGTGCTCGTGCGCGGCAAGAAGCGCGTGGCGCTCTGA
- a CDS encoding DNA-methyltransferase: MPRYRLAHTDAVEWLRTLPEGSVDLVITDPAYESLEKHRAIGTTTRLKRSKASSNQWFRIFPNERFPELFAEVWRVLKRDSHFYLFCDPETMFVAKPLAEAAGFRFWKPIVWDKLHIGMGYHYRSRYELILFFEKGRRRLSDLGVADVLPVPRVYRGYPAEKPPEVSEVLIRQSSEPGGVVVDPFMGSGSVGVAAARLGRDFWGTDICDEALAVSGTRLLAEGAVPEETPEESREMRRVRSG, encoded by the coding sequence ATGCCTCGCTACCGCCTTGCACACACCGATGCCGTCGAGTGGCTCCGGACCCTGCCGGAGGGCTCGGTGGATCTCGTCATCACCGATCCCGCCTACGAGTCGCTCGAGAAGCACCGCGCCATCGGCACCACCACGCGCCTCAAGCGCAGCAAGGCGTCGAGCAACCAGTGGTTCCGCATCTTCCCCAACGAGCGCTTCCCCGAGCTGTTCGCCGAGGTCTGGCGGGTGCTCAAGCGCGACTCGCACTTCTATCTCTTCTGTGACCCGGAGACGATGTTCGTCGCCAAGCCGCTCGCCGAGGCCGCGGGCTTCCGGTTCTGGAAGCCCATCGTCTGGGACAAGCTGCACATCGGCATGGGCTATCACTACCGCTCGCGCTACGAGCTCATCCTCTTCTTCGAGAAGGGCCGGCGGCGGTTGAGTGACCTGGGCGTGGCGGACGTGCTCCCGGTGCCGCGCGTCTACCGGGGCTACCCGGCCGAGAAGCCTCCCGAGGTGAGCGAGGTGCTCATCCGCCAGAGCAGCGAGCCCGGTGGCGTGGTGGTGGATCCATTCATGGGCTCGGGGTCGGTGGGGGTGGCGGCGGCGCGGCTCGGACGGGACTTCTGGGGCACCGACATCTGTGACGAGGCGCTGGCGGTCTCCGGGACGCGACTGCTGGCCGAGGGGGCGGTGCCCGAGGAGACGCCGGAGGAGTCGCGGGAGATGCGCAGGGTCCGGAGCGGTTGA
- a CDS encoding GNAT family N-acetyltransferase: MSTDLLKRVVIREARPEDDAVVGELLVEAFITQYAKKLPEVVYTDERKRSLRDVAAKRAVAKVLVAEMEGRVVGTVALWPPGAPGSEAWLPGAADLRHLATSVDFHGQGLSTPLLDAAERVAREDWRVPAICLHVRRGAQGVARMYQRRGFLREPSADLDTPSVFLEAFVLRF; this comes from the coding sequence ATGAGCACGGATCTGCTGAAGCGGGTGGTCATTCGCGAGGCTCGGCCCGAGGACGACGCGGTCGTGGGCGAGCTGCTGGTGGAAGCCTTCATCACCCAGTACGCCAAGAAGCTGCCGGAGGTGGTCTACACCGACGAGCGCAAGCGCAGCCTGCGGGACGTGGCGGCCAAGCGCGCGGTGGCGAAGGTGCTGGTGGCCGAGATGGAGGGCCGCGTGGTGGGCACGGTGGCGCTGTGGCCGCCGGGCGCACCGGGCTCGGAGGCGTGGTTGCCAGGCGCGGCGGACCTGCGGCACCTGGCCACGTCCGTGGACTTCCACGGGCAGGGCCTGTCGACGCCCCTGCTGGACGCGGCCGAGCGCGTGGCTCGCGAGGACTGGCGCGTTCCGGCCATCTGTCTGCACGTGCGCCGGGGCGCGCAGGGCGTGGCGCGCATGTACCAGCGCCGCGGCTTCCTCCGCGAGCCGTCGGCCGACCTGGACACGCCCTCCGTGTTCCTCGAGGCCTTCGTCCTGCGCTTCTAA
- a CDS encoding DUF4091 domain-containing protein — translation MRQPALLLAPLVLLFSALPAAAAGPSVWGESSMVKVMPDTAPRGRSPVHLTAARNEFVSFQVGLHGGDSGLRNVRASLSSLDGPASIAGSDLTLYREDFLTTRRASVPGEPVGRWPDALVPDVDEIANEARNAFPFDVSARESRAIWVDVHVPLNAPPGNYQGTVEVTGDGLSQRVPVRLTVVNAVLPSTPSLATAFLAWPPHLCRAHFGRTDCSRQELEPLLARYQRMALEHRITLSSAFPRVPGDSGRWDMPDLATFDALWAPFMDGTAPSRLPGAKMTSIEYLGEYTPQALADFVSHFRERGWLSRAYAYVGDEPPYGNSWDEIRQNLAVVNQSAPALRTLLTTSIQDLKAQHLENEVDLLVPLVNYMDGTKPPYLGDQRERYTDYLARPGNSMWMYQSCMSHGCAYGTNAPENMPGAGWPSYMLDRSAAKARAMEWLTFLEGATGELYYQTVGMLASAWEDQFRFNGNGDGTLFYPGTVQRIGGGTPVPVASLRLKLIRLGVQDYEWLKMVSDAGDPAFARQVARELIPTASQVSDDGDAFERARLRLIQRYLELSGRHPRSVDSGSSDTEKQVPDSPVLEMAVPPEAEGAETVGCGATSGTSALAGVLALVGVAFVARRRPAAAHAVGRRGRSGA, via the coding sequence ATGCGCCAACCCGCCCTGCTTCTCGCTCCCCTGGTCCTGCTCTTCTCCGCCCTCCCGGCCGCCGCGGCCGGCCCCTCCGTGTGGGGCGAAAGTTCCATGGTGAAGGTGATGCCCGATACGGCACCTCGTGGCCGGTCCCCGGTCCACCTCACGGCCGCGCGCAACGAGTTCGTCTCCTTCCAGGTGGGCCTGCACGGCGGGGACTCGGGGCTGCGGAACGTACGCGCGAGCCTGAGCTCGTTGGACGGCCCTGCTTCCATCGCTGGCTCGGACCTCACCCTCTACCGCGAGGATTTCCTCACCACCCGCCGGGCCTCGGTGCCCGGAGAGCCGGTGGGGCGCTGGCCGGACGCGCTGGTGCCGGACGTGGATGAGATCGCCAACGAGGCGCGCAATGCCTTCCCCTTCGACGTGTCCGCCCGCGAGTCCCGCGCCATCTGGGTGGACGTGCACGTCCCCCTGAACGCACCTCCCGGCAACTACCAGGGCACGGTGGAGGTGACGGGTGACGGTCTCAGCCAGCGGGTGCCCGTGCGCCTCACGGTGGTGAACGCCGTCCTGCCCAGCACTCCGTCCCTCGCCACCGCCTTCCTCGCGTGGCCGCCGCATCTGTGCCGCGCGCACTTCGGCCGCACCGATTGCTCCCGCCAGGAGTTGGAGCCGCTCCTGGCGCGCTATCAGCGCATGGCGCTCGAGCACCGCATCACCCTCTCCAGCGCCTTCCCCCGCGTCCCCGGTGATTCGGGCCGATGGGACATGCCGGACCTGGCCACCTTCGATGCCCTCTGGGCCCCGTTCATGGATGGCACCGCGCCCTCGCGCCTGCCCGGCGCGAAGATGACGAGCATCGAGTACCTGGGAGAGTACACCCCCCAGGCGCTGGCCGACTTCGTCTCCCACTTCCGCGAGCGCGGCTGGTTGTCGCGCGCCTACGCCTACGTGGGTGATGAGCCCCCCTATGGCAATTCCTGGGATGAGATCCGCCAGAACCTCGCGGTGGTGAACCAGTCGGCCCCCGCGCTGCGCACGCTCCTCACCACCTCCATCCAGGACCTGAAGGCGCAGCACCTGGAGAACGAGGTGGACCTGCTCGTCCCGCTGGTCAACTACATGGACGGCACCAAGCCGCCCTACCTGGGAGACCAGCGGGAGCGCTACACGGACTACCTCGCCCGGCCCGGCAACTCGATGTGGATGTACCAGAGCTGCATGAGCCACGGCTGCGCCTATGGCACCAACGCGCCAGAGAACATGCCGGGCGCGGGCTGGCCCTCGTACATGCTGGATCGCTCGGCGGCGAAGGCCCGTGCCATGGAGTGGTTGACCTTCCTCGAAGGCGCCACCGGCGAGCTGTATTACCAGACGGTGGGGATGCTCGCCTCGGCGTGGGAGGACCAGTTCCGCTTCAACGGCAACGGGGATGGCACCCTCTTCTACCCGGGCACCGTCCAGCGCATCGGCGGCGGCACTCCCGTGCCGGTGGCCTCCCTGCGCCTCAAGCTCATCCGCCTGGGCGTGCAGGATTACGAGTGGCTGAAGATGGTGAGCGACGCGGGAGACCCGGCCTTCGCGCGGCAGGTGGCCCGCGAGCTCATCCCCACCGCCTCCCAGGTCTCGGACGACGGCGACGCCTTCGAGCGCGCCCGCCTGCGCCTCATCCAGCGCTATCTGGAGCTCTCCGGCCGTCATCCTCGTTCGGTGGACTCCGGTTCCTCGGACACCGAGAAGCAGGTTCCGGACTCTCCGGTTCTCGAGATGGCGGTGCCGCCCGAGGCGGAGGGAGCGGAGACGGTCGGTTGCGGAGCGACCAGCGGGACGAGCGCTCTGGCCGGTGTGCTCGCCCTGGTGGGCGTGGCGTTCGTCGCGCGGAGGCGGCCGGCCGCTGCCCATGCGGTGGGCCGTCGTGGACGGTCCGGGGCGTGA
- a CDS encoding flavin reductase family protein has product MNRAALSVTSPWKRRPPAPARSPAREGKWARYGLRPLPAERVQAPLVEGCAGWLECRVLSEPDVQRKYDLFIAEVVAAWVEDTVWKDGGWDFKGEDSLRSVHHLAGGVFFTTGDRVLAPKPTAGTKK; this is encoded by the coding sequence ATGAACCGGGCCGCACTGTCCGTGACTTCCCCCTGGAAGAGGAGGCCCCCAGCCCCTGCCCGATCGCCTGCCCGGGAGGGGAAGTGGGCGCGGTACGGGCTTCGGCCCCTGCCCGCCGAGCGTGTCCAGGCCCCCCTGGTGGAGGGCTGCGCGGGGTGGTTGGAGTGCCGCGTGCTCTCCGAGCCGGACGTGCAGCGCAAGTACGACCTCTTCATCGCCGAGGTCGTCGCCGCGTGGGTCGAGGACACGGTGTGGAAGGACGGGGGCTGGGACTTCAAGGGTGAGGACTCGCTCCGCTCCGTGCACCACCTGGCCGGCGGCGTGTTCTTCACCACGGGCGATCGGGTGCTGGCCCCGAAGCCCACGGCGGGTACGAAGAAGTGA
- a CDS encoding glycoside hydrolase family 65 protein gives MRPEHWLFTYEGFEPTKEGLREALCTLGNGYFATRGAAPESEADDTHYPGTYLAGGYNRLKTDLAGRVVENEDLVNMPNWLPLTFRIEGGDWFNARAVTLLEYRQVLDMARGLLLRTLRFEDRQGRCTRVEQRRFVHMRDKHLAGQELVLVPENWSGRVLVRSALDGRVVNGGVPRYRQLNCKHLRTLVTEEVDAETLLLEVETVQSRLEVAEAARTRLYVDGRPAVARRGLATEDGYLAHDFTVELREGQRLVVEKVVALYSSRDHAVSEAAMEAQHAVAVAPARFDELVATHVRAWTHLWRRSDLDLELTEADHIHRTLRLHIFHLLQTVSPHTIDQDVGVPARGWHGEAYRGHIFWDELFVFPFLNLRLPALTRALLRYRHRRLRRAREAAREAGFRGVMFPWQSGSDGREESQRVHLNPRSGRWVPDVTWLQRHINAAIAYNVWQYYEATADTEFLYFYGAEMLLELARFWASMARWNPSLRRYEILRVMGPDEYHTGYPDRPEPGLDNNSYTNLMAVWVLCKGLEVLKLLPGERRSELLETLELTQAELAHWDDVSRKMRLVFHADGVLSQFEGYEQLEEFDWEVYRKRYGDIQRLDRILEAEGDSPNRYKLSKQADVLMLFYLFSAEELRELFERLGYPFEPTMIPRTVEYYLQRASHGSTLSGVVHSWVLARSDRPRSWKLFSEALKSDISDVQGGTTPEGIHLGAMSGTVDLMQRAYTGIEVRGGVLHFNPNLPEGMKRLKFLLRYRKNMVEVEITQDTLVLNSRWPAAGPLEFALRGERHQLQPCETREFPIARPAITAEGAITDSAGP, from the coding sequence ATGAGGCCGGAGCACTGGCTCTTCACCTACGAGGGCTTCGAGCCGACGAAGGAGGGCCTGCGCGAGGCGCTGTGCACGCTGGGCAACGGCTACTTCGCCACGCGCGGGGCGGCGCCGGAGTCCGAGGCGGACGACACGCACTACCCGGGCACGTACCTGGCGGGCGGGTACAACCGGCTGAAGACGGACCTGGCCGGGCGCGTGGTGGAGAACGAGGACCTGGTCAACATGCCCAACTGGCTGCCGCTCACCTTCCGCATCGAGGGCGGCGACTGGTTCAACGCGCGCGCGGTGACGCTGCTGGAGTATCGGCAGGTGCTGGACATGGCGCGGGGGCTGTTGCTGCGCACGCTGCGCTTCGAGGACCGACAGGGGCGGTGCACGCGGGTGGAGCAGCGGCGCTTCGTGCACATGCGGGACAAGCACCTGGCGGGACAGGAGCTGGTGCTGGTGCCGGAGAACTGGAGCGGACGGGTGCTGGTGCGCTCGGCGCTGGACGGGCGGGTGGTGAACGGAGGCGTGCCCCGCTACCGGCAGCTCAACTGCAAACACCTGCGGACGCTGGTGACGGAGGAGGTGGACGCGGAGACGCTGCTGCTGGAGGTGGAGACGGTGCAGTCGCGCCTGGAGGTCGCCGAGGCGGCGCGCACGCGGCTGTACGTGGACGGGCGGCCGGCGGTGGCGCGGCGGGGACTGGCCACGGAGGATGGGTACCTCGCGCACGACTTCACGGTGGAGCTGCGCGAGGGCCAGCGGCTGGTGGTGGAGAAGGTGGTGGCGCTGTACTCGTCGAGGGACCACGCGGTGTCCGAGGCGGCGATGGAGGCCCAGCACGCGGTGGCGGTGGCACCCGCGCGCTTCGACGAGCTGGTGGCCACGCACGTGCGGGCGTGGACGCACCTGTGGCGCCGGAGCGACCTGGACCTGGAGCTGACCGAGGCGGACCACATCCACCGGACGCTGCGGCTGCACATCTTCCACCTGCTGCAGACGGTGTCGCCGCACACCATCGACCAGGACGTGGGGGTGCCGGCGCGCGGGTGGCACGGCGAGGCGTACCGGGGCCACATCTTCTGGGACGAGCTGTTCGTCTTCCCGTTCCTCAACCTGCGGTTGCCGGCCCTGACGCGGGCGCTGCTGCGCTACCGGCACCGGCGGCTGCGGCGGGCGCGCGAGGCGGCGCGCGAGGCGGGCTTCCGGGGCGTCATGTTCCCCTGGCAGAGCGGCAGCGACGGACGCGAGGAGAGCCAGCGTGTGCACCTGAATCCGCGCTCGGGACGGTGGGTGCCTGACGTGACGTGGCTGCAACGGCACATCAACGCGGCCATCGCCTACAACGTCTGGCAATACTACGAGGCCACGGCGGATACGGAGTTCCTGTACTTCTACGGCGCGGAGATGTTGCTGGAGCTGGCGCGCTTCTGGGCGAGCATGGCCCGGTGGAACCCGTCCCTGCGCCGCTACGAGATTCTCCGCGTCATGGGGCCCGACGAGTACCACACGGGCTACCCGGACCGGCCGGAGCCGGGGCTGGACAACAACTCGTACACCAACCTCATGGCCGTGTGGGTGCTGTGCAAGGGATTGGAGGTGTTGAAGCTGCTGCCCGGCGAGCGGCGGAGCGAGCTGCTCGAGACGCTGGAGCTGACCCAGGCGGAGCTGGCGCACTGGGACGACGTGAGCCGGAAGATGCGGCTCGTGTTCCACGCGGATGGGGTGCTCAGCCAGTTCGAGGGCTACGAGCAGCTCGAGGAGTTCGACTGGGAGGTGTACCGGAAGCGCTACGGGGACATCCAGCGGCTGGACCGCATCCTCGAGGCCGAGGGGGACTCACCCAACCGCTACAAGCTGTCGAAGCAGGCGGACGTGCTGATGTTGTTCTACCTGTTCTCGGCGGAGGAGCTGCGGGAGCTCTTCGAGCGGCTGGGCTACCCGTTCGAACCGACGATGATTCCGAGGACGGTGGAGTACTACCTGCAGCGCGCGTCGCACGGCTCGACGCTGAGCGGGGTGGTGCACTCGTGGGTGCTGGCGCGCAGTGACCGACCGCGCTCGTGGAAGCTGTTCAGCGAGGCGCTCAAGAGCGACATCTCGGACGTGCAGGGAGGGACGACGCCGGAGGGCATCCACCTGGGCGCGATGTCGGGGACGGTGGACCTGATGCAGCGCGCGTACACGGGCATCGAGGTGCGTGGGGGCGTGCTGCACTTCAACCCGAACCTGCCGGAGGGGATGAAGCGGCTGAAGTTCCTGCTGCGCTACCGGAAGAACATGGTGGAGGTGGAGATCACCCAGGACACGCTGGTGCTCAACAGCCGGTGGCCCGCGGCGGGGCCCCTGGAGTTCGCGCTGAGAGGAGAGCGCCACCAGCTCCAGCCCTGCGAGACAAGGGAGTTCCCCATCGCGAGACCCGCCATCACGGCGGAGGGAGCCATCACGGACAGCGCGGGCCCGTGA